The DNA window ATGCTACAAAGAGAGCCACATGGAAGAAGATCCAGCGAGTCTTAGGCAATCATCGGTAAAAAATTAAAGCAGATTTCAAGATTAATATCAATGTGAGGTGCATTTGTGGGACACTTACAATGTAGGTAGGATATATATCCATTGGGTGTCTGTTTTGTCGACCTGATCCTCACTCGATTTCAGTTAGCCCTGGATTTGGTTCCATACTTCTAGGATGGGTTCAGGAGTTCCGGATTTGGTGACATCCTCTAGAGATGGGTCTAGAAGCCCTGGATTTGTTTACATCCTACAGGAAATGGGTTTAGGAACCCTAGATTTGGGTACATCTTAAACAGATGGGTTTAGGGGTGACACTGTGGACGGTGGTGTATTAGCATATCCTTCCCACATAAAGCGCGCAGGGCATTGATGGTCTTGTACTATATGGTTACAAGGTTCTAAACCTAGTATGATTTCTCGCAAGCATTCATGTTTCTGATTATGTGAATTTGGTGTTGCTTGACAAATTTTGACATTTCCTTCGCCAGTTTTcctctgtaaaaaaaaaatcatatttattgGTTGTATGATTTAAGATCTAACggtcaaaattatttttattttgaatatactatattatataaaaaaataattgtttgttGCACTAGTTTGATACTCTGGTGCATAGTGCACCGGACTTTGCCTTCAGACGTTCCGctcatttttgttattatttttaaaataattatgaattattaaaaaaaacaaattaaatgatTGTAGTCACCATGATATTATATGACATATATCTATTAattttgtataatttttttttaattgtttggtTTACAAAAATGATGAACCGTTTGTACACACTGCAGAGGACCCTCAATCCCAGTGTAGTAAATTGATCCGGAAGTCAAGAAGCAGTGGGATCCGTGACACCACCATGTAAATGTGTTCAACGCTTTAATGATGACAAAACCTGCAAACTCATTGTTCAACCCAACAAAAAATTGATAACCAACGCAGAAAGAAACTCGGTATGCAATAAATCCTCAGTCTCTGCCATATCTTAATTGCATATAATTATTCTGGCCATAACCCTAAGAAATTTATATTTCTTTCCATTATGATGACTTAGGATGATGGTATTATTATACTAATTCTTGGACATCACATATTCTTCTAATAATACCCAGAAGTGCTAAACGTCTCAATACACCAATCCGAACCTAGAGCTTCACAACCTCAGGAATATGGACTGGATACCTGTCAATGCAATCGGCCCAAGGCCCATCTGTCGGTGCTTTAATGCTTTTATTACACTTCCATACAGCACTATTACACTTGAACCCACTCCCAAATGCTATCTGCCACACCCTATCTCCCTTCCTCATCCTCCCTTGTGCCTCAATGTACCCCAGCTCATACCACAATGAAGACGACGACGTGTTGCCGAAACGGTGTAGTGTCATCCTCGATGCCTCCACGTGTTCGGCTGATAACTGCAGGTTATTCTGCAGTTCGTCAACCACCGCACGCCCTCCAGCGTGGATACAGAAGTGCTCAAATGCTTGTTTGAAGTCTGGAATGTACGGCTTCCATTTGGGATTAAAGATTTTCCGACCAATCAGAGTCGCGAGAAATAAGAGCTGTTCAGATGCGGGCAGAACTAGGGGACCGATTGTGGTGATGTTTGATTTCAAGGCCTCGCCAGCTATGACCATTAGATCTTTAGAAAGGGAAATACCGACTTTGCCCTCTCTGTCTTCCTCCTGGAACACGCAACGGTATGCTTTATCATCTGTACCTTTGTGTGTTCGAACCACGTGGACGAGCCGGTACTTGGCTCGCCTCAGCTCGCAACGGCGGTTCGATAAGAGGATAGCGGCTCCACCCATTCGGAACAGGCAGTTAGGGAGGAGCATGGCTCGTTCGTTCCCTTGGTAGCAATTGGGAGTAATAATCTCCGTACTCACAACGACGGCGTTTGAATTCGGATGAACTTGCAGCAGATCACGAGCTAAATCGATTGAAATCAAACCAGCACTGCATCCCATACCGGAAAGATTGAAGCTCTTAGTGTTGCTTCGCAGCTTATATTTATTAATCACCATAGCAGACAGAGACGGTGTAGGAGAAAACAGACTACAATTCACGATCAGAAAGTCAATGTCTTTAGGCTTCAGACAAGTTTTTTGGAACAGAGAGTCCATGGCGGAGAAAATAACTAGCTCAGCTTCACCTCTCGCAGACGCCATAGTCGGCATCGGAGGAATGTAATGAATCGCAGGAGGCAAGCAAGTCTCTTCACCTAAACCAGACCTTTCAAGGATCCTCATTTGAAACTCAACACTCTTCGGTTTATCCTTCAAAACAATCCTAGCATGTTCCATGAAGGTCGAAAACGGGACGCGGCAGGTGGCCGGTGGCTTGAAGCACGCGTAATCCACCAAATAGATCGTTCTAGGCTTAGACATGAAATAAACGGTGGCAATAAAAATGATCAAGAAACAGGAACAGAGGATTTGAACCAAATCAAATTGAAGTGATTTCCAGAGACTCAATATTTCATCGGGTCCCATACGAAGAACCTCGATTGAAACACCGACCATAACTGGAACCAAGAGAAGGTACAGAATGTGGTTCACAAGGTATTGGTAGCCGAGTTTAACGTACTTGAGCTTCACAGAGTGGGAGAAATCAGGCAAGATTGGAGGCAttttgagagagagggagaagagTTCTGAGTAGTATTAGGTATACGAAGGGAGGGTGCGGAGGACGGAGATTTAAAGGTGGACGGGACCTGGAGGAATGAAGGTGGCAGATGAGAAGATTAAATGATACAATCCCTCACTCAACGGTCACTTGTACTAAAGCTCTGTTTGGTTGAGCGAAAAACtagattttcaatgctagtggAAATATTGTAGGAAAAAAGTTAAACTTAAAGCTGTGTAATATGTTGTGAAGTGTTTGACACACATATAAGCTGACGCTAGTAGTTATGCTGTAAactatgttgtgaggtgtttgacgCACAATAAAACTAACGCTAGCGATTATACTGTTTAATTTAtacaaatatttaataattgcGCAAATGATTTTCATCTTATAGTCTTCACAACTTTTGTTATATTTATTTGCTCTTTTAGTCAAACAAATATATACTATctcttttaaatttatttatataatttttttaatttaaaaaattactaATTTAACATTAACACAATTCATGTACcataaataattatacattaaaataatattaagtaTCATATTACAATCTCACAACTCGAAATAGTTAACACTTAAATATTGTTTACTCGCGCATCATGTGCAGATCCCTCCCAACCAGCCGAGACAAAAATGTACCACATATCAAAGTCGCACGCGACCATCACATTATGTATAGTGATCCTTTCCTCCCTATGAACCGACCTCTCTCATCCTTGGGAATAA is part of the Tripterygium wilfordii isolate XIE 37 chromosome 7, ASM1340144v1, whole genome shotgun sequence genome and encodes:
- the LOC120001823 gene encoding 3-ketoacyl-CoA synthase 6-like, which produces MPPILPDFSHSVKLKYVKLGYQYLVNHILYLLLVPVMVGVSIEVLRMGPDEILSLWKSLQFDLVQILCSCFLIIFIATVYFMSKPRTIYLVDYACFKPPATCRVPFSTFMEHARIVLKDKPKSVEFQMRILERSGLGEETCLPPAIHYIPPMPTMASARGEAELVIFSAMDSLFQKTCLKPKDIDFLIVNCSLFSPTPSLSAMVINKYKLRSNTKSFNLSGMGCSAGLISIDLARDLLQVHPNSNAVVVSTEIITPNCYQGNERAMLLPNCLFRMGGAAILLSNRRCELRRAKYRLVHVVRTHKGTDDKAYRCVFQEEDREGKVGISLSKDLMVIAGEALKSNITTIGPLVLPASEQLLFLATLIGRKIFNPKWKPYIPDFKQAFEHFCIHAGGRAVVDELQNNLQLSAEHVEASRMTLHRFGNTSSSSLWYELGYIEAQGRMRKGDRVWQIAFGSGFKCNSAVWKCNKSIKAPTDGPWADCIDRYPVHIPEVVKL